In a single window of the Campylobacter iguaniorum genome:
- a CDS encoding argininosuccinate synthase produces MQKQDVKKVVLAYSGGLDTSIILKWLQDEYKCEVVTFTADIGQGEEVEPARKKAINLGIKPENIFIEDLREEFVRDFVFPMFRANAIYEGEYLLGTSIARPLIAKRLVEIAKATGADCVSHGATGKGNDQVRFEIGAYALNPNIKVIAPWREWDLNSREKLLAYAEKNGIDISKKKGKSPYSMDANLLHISYEGLVLEDPNHAPEDDMWRWSVSPKNAPDESEIIEIEYKNGDPVALNGKKLSPAEMLTELNRLGAKHGIGRLDIVENRYVGMKSRGCYETPGGTIMLKAHRAIESITLDREAAHLKDELMPKYASLVYNGYWFSPERKMLQAAIDESQKHVNGTVRVELYKGNVIIIGRDSKTDNLFNEAYCTFEEDSVYDQKDANGFIKLNALRFIIAGKNGRTNN; encoded by the coding sequence ATGCAAAAACAAGATGTTAAAAAAGTAGTTTTGGCCTATAGCGGCGGACTTGATACAAGTATTATTTTAAAATGGCTTCAAGATGAGTACAAATGCGAGGTTGTGACTTTCACAGCTGACATCGGTCAAGGCGAAGAGGTCGAGCCAGCTCGTAAAAAAGCTATAAATTTAGGAATTAAACCAGAAAATATCTTCATCGAAGATTTGCGTGAAGAGTTTGTAAGAGATTTTGTATTTCCTATGTTTAGAGCAAATGCGATTTATGAGGGCGAGTACTTGCTAGGCACATCTATCGCAAGACCACTGATAGCAAAAAGGCTTGTAGAAATAGCAAAAGCCACTGGTGCAGACTGCGTGAGCCATGGGGCTACAGGTAAGGGAAATGACCAAGTGAGATTTGAAATCGGTGCTTACGCTCTAAATCCAAATATAAAAGTCATCGCTCCTTGGAGAGAATGGGATTTAAACTCACGCGAAAAATTGCTTGCTTACGCTGAGAAAAATGGCATCGATATAAGCAAAAAAAAAGGTAAATCGCCATATTCAATGGACGCAAATTTACTTCACATATCTTATGAAGGTCTTGTGCTAGAAGATCCAAATCACGCTCCAGAAGATGATATGTGGAGATGGAGTGTAAGCCCTAAAAACGCTCCAGATGAGAGCGAAATAATCGAAATCGAGTACAAAAACGGTGATCCAGTCGCACTAAATGGCAAAAAATTAAGCCCAGCTGAAATGCTAACTGAGTTAAATCGCCTTGGTGCAAAACACGGCATAGGTCGTCTTGATATAGTAGAAAACCGCTACGTCGGTATGAAGAGCCGTGGCTGCTACGAAACTCCAGGCGGCACAATCATGCTAAAAGCCCACAGAGCCATCGAGAGCATTACTCTTGATAGAGAAGCAGCTCACTTAAAGGACGAGCTAATGCCAAAATATGCTAGTTTAGTTTATAATGGATATTGGTTCTCTCCGGAGCGCAAAATGCTTCAAGCCGCAATCGATGAGAGCCAAAAACACGTAAATGGCACAGTAAGAGTCGAGCTATACAAAGGCAATGTCATCATCATCGGCAGAGATAGCAAAACAGATAATCTCTTCAACGAAGCTTACTGCACATTTGAAGAAGACAGCGTGTATGATCAAAAAGACGCAAACGGCTTTATTAAGCTAAATGCCCTTAGATTCATCATTGCTGGCAAAAACGGTAGAACAAATAACTAA
- a CDS encoding tyrosine-type recombinase/integrase — MKYKLDCKDSFESSFLFWLTRFVKYKLNSLSNKELKDGAALASVNFALTKGVSNIDELDGLVKKARNAGLTGINTYFNPLKKVFEVLKFYELESLTQIDEELISEVLASTTGNLSDASKKNYRIAVINFFEFVEKQNEEDGKAHLFEIELKNWGGVSGARGQKLPEFMSEDEVKQFLKAIEEADFKQNSNRNKLIVKIIIFTGIRVSEALNLKRKDLSEDGDLFIIRIRGKGNKYRVVMIKKHLIEEHLQNIAINYINQDGYLFVNHKGTKLTQAYISRIVEQILFKAGIRKEKNGAHMLRHTFATMLYKKQKDLVLVQEALGHASLNTSRIYTHFDSEKLKLAAKVAEDLSE, encoded by the coding sequence ATGAAATACAAACTTGACTGCAAAGACAGCTTTGAAAGCTCATTTTTATTTTGGCTTACAAGATTTGTCAAATACAAGCTAAACTCATTATCAAACAAAGAGCTAAAAGACGGCGCAGCCTTAGCTAGCGTGAATTTTGCCCTTACAAAAGGCGTGAGCAACATTGATGAGCTTGACGGACTTGTCAAAAAGGCTAGAAACGCAGGGCTTACTGGTATTAACACGTATTTTAATCCACTTAAAAAAGTTTTTGAAGTTTTGAAATTTTACGAGCTTGAGAGCTTGACGCAGATAGATGAAGAGCTTATCAGCGAAGTTCTAGCTAGCACGACTGGAAATCTCAGCGACGCAAGCAAAAAAAATTACCGCATAGCTGTGATAAATTTTTTTGAGTTTGTCGAAAAACAAAATGAAGAAGACGGCAAGGCTCATCTTTTTGAAATCGAGCTAAAAAACTGGGGTGGCGTGAGTGGTGCTAGGGGTCAAAAATTGCCTGAGTTTATGAGCGAAGATGAGGTTAAGCAGTTTTTAAAAGCTATAGAAGAAGCCGATTTCAAACAAAACTCAAACCGCAACAAATTAATCGTCAAAATCATCATTTTTACAGGCATTAGAGTCAGCGAAGCGCTAAATTTAAAAAGAAAAGATTTGAGCGAAGATGGTGATTTGTTTATCATCAGGATTCGTGGCAAAGGCAACAAATACCGTGTCGTGATGATAAAAAAACATCTCATCGAAGAGCATTTGCAAAACATCGCGATAAACTATATCAATCAAGATGGATATCTTTTTGTTAATCACAAAGGCACAAAACTCACTCAAGCCTACATAAGCCGCATTGTGGAGCAGATTTTGTTTAAAGCTGGAATTCGCAAAGAAAAAAACGGCGCTCACATGCTCCGCCATACGTTTGCTACTATGCTTTACAAAAAGCAAAAAGACCTAGTCTTAGTCCAAGAAGCTCTTGGTCACGCTAGTCTAAATACAAGCAGGATTTATACTCATTTTGATAGTGAAAAGCTAAAACTCGCTGCCAAAGTCGCCGAAGATCTGAGCGAGTAA